A genomic window from Chlorobium phaeobacteroides DSM 266 includes:
- a CDS encoding SDR family NAD(P)-dependent oxidoreductase gives MKQLTLCITGSTDGIGLAAAKRFAMAGHRVIVHGRIASRILVACADILRSTGSEPLGALEADFTDLDAVYAMGKELCEHYSGIDLLINNAGVYMPRRTFVPEGYETTFSVNYLAHVLLTNVVKPVLLANGGSVLNVSSVDHHSAVFDPSNMQGERSWSGYDAYARSKLFNIMFTIDSAGGADPLRSNSLDPGVIATKLLHAGWSLGGDDVSQGGEEVYETVMEIARGGCNGEYFENLRPARCSSVAGDATIRQELAELTGEMLSRFEI, from the coding sequence ATGAAACAACTGACACTCTGTATAACCGGCAGCACTGACGGCATAGGGCTTGCCGCAGCGAAGCGGTTCGCCATGGCGGGGCACCGGGTGATCGTTCATGGGCGCATTGCTTCGAGAATCCTGGTTGCATGCGCGGATATTTTACGGAGCACAGGCTCGGAGCCTCTTGGGGCGCTTGAGGCGGATTTTACCGATCTTGACGCCGTTTATGCCATGGGTAAGGAACTGTGCGAACATTACTCCGGTATCGATCTCCTGATCAACAATGCCGGGGTGTACATGCCTCGTCGGACGTTCGTCCCGGAAGGGTACGAGACGACATTCTCGGTCAATTACCTCGCACATGTCCTCCTGACGAACGTTGTCAAACCGGTGCTGCTTGCAAACGGGGGTTCGGTGCTCAACGTGAGTTCCGTCGATCATCACAGCGCAGTGTTCGATCCTTCCAACATGCAGGGCGAGCGAAGCTGGTCGGGGTATGACGCCTATGCCCGGAGCAAGCTTTTCAATATCATGTTCACGATTGACTCTGCCGGCGGCGCTGATCCGCTGCGCTCGAATTCGCTCGATCCCGGCGTGATTGCCACCAAGCTCCTGCATGCGGGATGGTCTCTCGGCGGCGATGATGTTTCGCAGGGCGGCGAAGAGGTGTACGAGACGGTCATGGAGATTGCAAGGGGTGGCTGTAACGGCGAGTATTTCGAGAATCTCCGGCCGGCGCGCTGCTCATCGGTTGCCGGAGATGCTACCATCCGGCAGGAACTTGCAGAACTGACCGGCGAGATGTTGAGCCGTTTTGAAATCTGA
- a CDS encoding FKBP-type peptidyl-prolyl cis-trans isomerase, which produces MAQAKEGDIVKVHYTGKLDDGTMFDTSANRDPLEFTVGAGHVIPGFDIAVIDMAPGEIKVTVIPVDEAYGPHSTDLVTPVSRERFPADMELEIGQQLQVGLADGQEAIVMIVDLDETSVTLDANHPLAGQNLTFEIELVEIV; this is translated from the coding sequence ATGGCGCAAGCAAAAGAGGGAGATATTGTAAAAGTACACTATACTGGAAAGTTGGATGACGGCACCATGTTTGACACATCGGCAAACCGCGATCCTCTTGAGTTTACCGTTGGTGCCGGACATGTTATTCCAGGGTTTGACATAGCCGTGATCGATATGGCTCCGGGGGAGATTAAAGTAACGGTTATTCCGGTAGACGAGGCTTATGGCCCTCACAGTACTGATCTTGTCACACCGGTGAGTCGTGAACGTTTTCCTGCCGATATGGAACTTGAAATCGGACAGCAGCTTCAGGTTGGTCTTGCCGACGGACAGGAGGCTATTGTGATGATTGTCGATCTTGACGAAACATCGGTTACGCTTGATGCCAATCACCCGCTTGCCGGTCAGAACCTGACCTTCGAGATTGAGCTGGTGGAGATCGTATAG
- a CDS encoding mechanosensitive ion channel family protein produces MNAAFWESLSQVSIIPVFIVAFAVVLFFTAKTLLRGVFARLRSSIRESGVPFELMVLPFRLLAVLIALAAVLHELQLSLNVREYLEHAHQIASIIAVAWFFMRLFSVFEQFTLQRYPLNVRDNVSARKVATNVTLLRKILNVLLVVIAVSSVLMTFETVRQIGLSILASAGVAGVILGFAAQKSIATLIAGIQIALTQPIRVDDIVVVEKEGGRIEEISLTYVVVRLWDQRRLIVPITWFIDRPFENWTRSSAELLGTVFFYADYAIPIDILRQELERIVRSSSLWDGRVVKMHVTNATEKVVEIRALISAANSSDSFELRCFVREQLIEFIRINYPGGLPKESLAEENGALPGGEGKDMQG; encoded by the coding sequence ATGAATGCAGCTTTTTGGGAAAGTCTTTCTCAGGTATCCATTATACCGGTTTTCATCGTAGCTTTTGCCGTCGTTTTGTTTTTTACAGCAAAAACGCTTCTCAGGGGTGTTTTTGCCCGCTTGCGTTCTTCAATTCGGGAGAGCGGCGTTCCTTTTGAGTTGATGGTCCTGCCGTTCCGCCTGCTAGCCGTTCTGATTGCACTTGCCGCAGTACTCCATGAGTTGCAGCTCTCCCTGAATGTGCGCGAATATCTTGAACATGCCCACCAGATAGCCTCGATTATTGCTGTCGCATGGTTTTTTATGCGCCTGTTCAGCGTTTTTGAGCAATTTACCCTGCAACGCTATCCGCTGAACGTTCGCGACAATGTTTCTGCCAGAAAGGTTGCCACCAATGTCACTCTTCTCCGGAAAATCCTCAACGTCCTTCTCGTCGTTATAGCTGTTTCATCGGTTCTGATGACCTTTGAAACCGTCCGGCAGATCGGGCTCAGCATTCTGGCCTCAGCCGGCGTCGCAGGCGTGATTCTCGGTTTTGCAGCCCAGAAAAGTATTGCGACACTCATAGCCGGTATTCAGATAGCCCTGACGCAGCCCATAAGGGTCGATGATATCGTGGTGGTCGAAAAAGAGGGAGGAAGAATTGAGGAGATCAGTCTGACCTACGTCGTTGTCCGCCTCTGGGATCAACGCCGCCTTATTGTGCCCATTACCTGGTTTATTGACCGACCGTTTGAAAACTGGACCCGGAGCTCGGCAGAGCTGCTCGGCACGGTTTTTTTCTATGCGGACTATGCCATTCCGATAGACATCCTGCGTCAGGAGCTTGAGAGGATTGTGAGATCGTCATCGCTCTGGGATGGGCGAGTGGTGAAGATGCACGTTACCAATGCTACGGAAAAGGTGGTCGAGATCCGTGCGCTGATCAGTGCGGCAAACTCTTCGGACTCCTTTGAGCTTCGCTGTTTTGTCAGGGAGCAGCTTATCGAGTTCATCAGAATCAACTATCCTGGTGGTCTGCCAAAAGAGAGCCTGGCGGAAGAAAATGGCGCTCTGCCTGGCGGCGAAGGAAAGGATATGCAAGGATAA
- a CDS encoding protoporphyrinogen/coproporphyrinogen oxidase yields the protein MMYNDVVIVGGGISGLSLAYYCVKAGMKTSIIEKNDTVGGSFCSPSYTSGGNEFWFEMGAHTCYSSYRNLLDIVEKCGIMDTIIPRAKVPFTLLIDDNIKSIVSQLNLFELLVSAPNLFKLKKTGLSVKSYYSKIVGDGNYRDVISHFFNAVPSQPTDDFPADMMFKSREKRKDVLKNYTFKHGLQGVARTIAATKGINVFNGQAVSSVEFANGEYVLRTTGGGEYSAKTLVLATPSSVASKLLRDVNPDIANHLGQLKAAQVDSVGVMVKKSDISLKPVAAMISPNDVFYSVVSRDTVPDEHFRGFAFHFKTGLDDATKRKRITDVLGVSMSKIVHSESRLNTVPSLNLGHHQWLEKTDTLLKEKKNLLLTGNFFGGMAIEDCVSRSLSEFNRMKMPA from the coding sequence ATGATGTACAATGATGTTGTTATTGTTGGTGGCGGTATCAGTGGCTTGAGCCTTGCTTATTATTGTGTCAAGGCCGGGATGAAAACTTCGATTATTGAAAAAAATGATACTGTCGGGGGTTCTTTTTGCTCGCCCTCCTATACTTCGGGAGGAAATGAGTTCTGGTTTGAAATGGGCGCCCATACCTGCTATAGTTCTTACCGTAATCTTCTCGATATCGTAGAGAAGTGCGGCATTATGGACACTATCATACCTCGTGCCAAGGTGCCTTTTACGTTGCTGATCGACGATAACATCAAGTCGATTGTTTCGCAGCTCAATCTGTTCGAACTGCTCGTTTCCGCTCCCAATCTTTTCAAGCTGAAAAAAACAGGTCTGTCAGTCAAATCCTATTATTCGAAAATTGTAGGTGACGGAAACTACCGCGACGTGATCAGCCATTTTTTCAATGCGGTGCCGTCACAGCCTACCGATGATTTTCCTGCCGATATGATGTTCAAGAGCCGTGAAAAAAGAAAGGATGTTCTGAAAAACTATACGTTCAAGCATGGCTTGCAGGGCGTTGCCCGCACCATTGCGGCAACAAAAGGGATCAATGTGTTTAATGGCCAGGCAGTTTCGTCTGTTGAGTTTGCCAATGGCGAATATGTTCTCAGAACAACCGGTGGGGGAGAGTATTCCGCTAAAACGCTCGTACTTGCAACTCCTTCCTCGGTAGCGTCAAAACTGTTGCGCGATGTCAATCCCGATATTGCCAATCATCTCGGACAACTTAAAGCCGCTCAAGTTGATTCTGTTGGCGTCATGGTGAAAAAAAGCGATATATCGTTAAAGCCCGTTGCGGCGATGATCTCTCCGAACGATGTGTTTTATTCAGTCGTGTCGAGGGATACGGTTCCTGATGAACATTTCCGTGGATTTGCTTTTCATTTCAAGACCGGTCTTGATGACGCAACCAAACGGAAGCGGATAACCGATGTGCTCGGTGTCAGCATGTCAAAAATAGTGCATTCTGAATCGAGGCTCAATACGGTTCCTTCATTGAACCTTGGTCATCACCAGTGGCTGGAAAAAACAGATACTTTGCTGAAGGAGAAGAAGAACCTGCTGCTTACCGGTAACTTTTTCGGGGGAATGGCCATTGAAGACTGCGTAAGTCGTTCACTGAGCGAATTCAACCGCATGAAGATGCCTGCATGA
- a CDS encoding ISL3 family transposase: MNDLTLFQMALGLESPWYVSSSSFDVDQKRLDIRIDFKPGSTFCCPQCGREGVKAYDTSEATWRHLNFFQHEAYLTVRVPRISCPECGILKLQSFPWSRRESGFTLLFEAMIMIMAKSMPVKAIAAIVGEHDTRIWRIINHYVEKAREQEDHSAVTMVGVDETSSKRGHNYVSLFVDLAVSKVLFATEGKDAATVKRFSEDLAAHKGDPALITEFCSDMSPAFIKGVADNFTNAQLTFDKFHIMQVINNAVDEVRRQEQKERPELQRSRYIWLKNQNNLKASQRKRLDELSLPRLNLKTTRAYRMRLTFQEFFEQPQVLVEAFLKKWYFWATHSQLQPMKEAAYTIKRHWSGILRWFTSRINNGVLEGINSLIQAAKARARGYRTTKNLINMIYLISGKLNFGLPT; encoded by the coding sequence ATGAACGACCTTACCCTTTTTCAGATGGCCTTGGGACTTGAGTCCCCATGGTATGTATCGTCCTCATCATTTGATGTCGACCAAAAGCGCTTGGACATACGAATAGATTTTAAACCGGGCAGCACCTTCTGTTGTCCTCAATGCGGCCGAGAAGGCGTGAAGGCCTATGATACCTCCGAGGCAACATGGCGCCATCTCAACTTCTTTCAGCATGAGGCCTACCTGACAGTTCGAGTGCCTCGTATATCCTGCCCTGAGTGCGGCATTCTCAAGCTGCAATCATTTCCCTGGTCTCGCCGTGAGAGCGGCTTTACTCTGCTGTTTGAGGCGATGATCATGATCATGGCGAAGTCAATGCCGGTCAAGGCAATAGCCGCCATTGTCGGCGAGCATGACACCCGTATCTGGCGGATCATCAACCACTATGTCGAAAAAGCCCGAGAGCAGGAGGATCACTCGGCAGTCACCATGGTAGGTGTTGATGAAACCTCCAGCAAGCGCGGTCATAACTATGTGTCGCTGTTCGTTGACCTTGCCGTATCGAAAGTGTTGTTTGCCACTGAAGGGAAAGATGCAGCAACGGTCAAGCGATTCAGTGAAGATCTTGCCGCCCATAAGGGTGATCCGGCATTGATCACCGAATTCTGCAGCGACATGTCACCGGCATTCATCAAAGGGGTCGCCGATAACTTTACCAATGCCCAACTGACCTTTGACAAGTTCCATATCATGCAGGTCATTAATAATGCTGTCGATGAAGTGCGGCGTCAGGAGCAAAAAGAGCGCCCTGAATTGCAGAGAAGCCGGTACATCTGGCTGAAAAACCAGAACAACCTGAAGGCTTCACAACGCAAACGCCTTGATGAGTTATCCTTGCCCCGACTGAATCTGAAAACAACTCGAGCATACCGCATGCGACTAACTTTTCAGGAGTTTTTCGAGCAACCTCAGGTATTGGTGGAAGCATTTCTGAAGAAGTGGTATTTCTGGGCAACCCACAGCCAGCTGCAGCCAATGAAAGAGGCGGCTTACACCATCAAACGACACTGGTCTGGCATTCTGCGATGGTTCACTTCTCGTATCAATAATGGGGTACTTGAGGGAATCAATAGCCTCATCCAGGCGGCCAAAGCACGGGCACGGGGTTACCGTACTACCAAAAATCTCATCAATATGATCTACCTGATCAGCGGGAAGCTTAATTTTGGCTTACCCACTTGA
- a CDS encoding gamma carbonic anhydrase family protein: protein MGKVLPYCGVNPVIHETVFMTDGAFVVGDVHIGAYSSVWFNAVVRGDVCPIRIGEKCSVQDNATLHVTHDTGPLTIGNCVTIGHGAVLHACTVKDHVLIGMGAVLLDDCIVESWSIVAAGSLVKQGFTVPEGMLVAGVPARVMRPITEAERRNIEESPENYVRYSNNYRDAEQ, encoded by the coding sequence ATGGGAAAAGTGTTGCCTTACTGCGGGGTCAATCCCGTCATTCATGAAACGGTATTCATGACTGATGGCGCTTTTGTTGTTGGCGATGTGCATATCGGCGCATATTCAAGCGTCTGGTTCAATGCGGTTGTTCGCGGCGATGTCTGTCCGATCCGAATCGGGGAGAAGTGCAGCGTGCAGGACAATGCAACGCTGCATGTGACGCATGATACCGGACCGCTCACTATCGGCAACTGCGTGACGATCGGTCACGGCGCAGTGCTTCATGCCTGTACGGTGAAAGATCACGTTCTGATAGGAATGGGTGCGGTGCTTCTCGATGACTGTATTGTTGAGTCCTGGTCGATAGTTGCAGCAGGCTCTCTTGTCAAGCAGGGATTTACCGTGCCGGAGGGCATGCTTGTTGCAGGTGTTCCCGCCAGGGTCATGAGGCCGATAACCGAAGCGGAACGGCGCAATATTGAGGAATCACCTGAAAATTATGTCAGGTATTCCAATAACTATCGCGATGCAGAACAATGA
- the lptB gene encoding LPS export ABC transporter ATP-binding protein — protein MNVTLSCSKLKKIYNKREVVKSSSLEVKQGEIIGLLGPNGAGKTTTFYMIVGLVKPDAGEVFLDSTNIARLPMYKRARIGIGYLPQEASVFRNMTVEENIRSVLEFSSLPKAAQKEKTEKMLEDLNITAVRKNKGYSLSGGERRRTEIARALALDPKFILLDEPFAGVDPIAVEDIQQIVKNLVKRDIGVLITDHNVHETLAITDKAYLLFDGSIFIHGTPEEIAENAEVRKLYLGEKFSLERY, from the coding sequence ATGAACGTCACACTGAGTTGCAGCAAGTTAAAGAAAATCTATAATAAACGTGAAGTCGTTAAAAGCTCTTCACTCGAGGTCAAGCAGGGCGAAATCATCGGGCTTCTCGGACCAAACGGAGCAGGAAAAACAACGACGTTCTATATGATTGTCGGTCTGGTAAAACCTGACGCCGGCGAGGTGTTTCTTGACTCGACAAACATCGCCCGACTTCCCATGTACAAACGGGCCAGAATCGGCATCGGCTATCTACCGCAGGAGGCGTCCGTCTTTCGAAACATGACGGTTGAAGAGAACATTCGGAGCGTACTTGAGTTCTCCTCCCTGCCGAAAGCGGCACAGAAGGAAAAAACCGAAAAAATGCTCGAAGATCTCAACATCACGGCTGTCCGGAAAAACAAGGGGTACTCGCTTTCCGGCGGGGAACGTCGCAGAACAGAAATCGCCAGGGCACTTGCGCTCGATCCCAAGTTTATTCTGCTTGACGAACCCTTTGCGGGTGTAGATCCTATTGCCGTCGAAGATATTCAGCAGATCGTCAAGAATCTGGTCAAAAGAGATATCGGCGTACTCATCACCGATCACAATGTGCATGAAACCCTTGCTATTACTGATAAAGCCTATCTGCTTTTTGACGGAAGCATCTTTATCCACGGGACACCGGAGGAGATTGCTGAAAATGCCGAAGTCCGGAAACTCTATCTTGGTGAAAAATTCAGCCTCGAACGCTACTGA
- a CDS encoding B12-binding domain-containing radical SAM protein, whose protein sequence is MNVILIYPEFPDTFWSFKYALKFVHKKASLPPLGLITVASMLPESWDCKLVDLNVTTLTADDLQWADMAFVSAMAVQQESARNVIALCNKTGLNVVAGGPLFTSEHEDFPTVDHFVLNEAELTLQPFLDDLLAGIPKKIYTSNLFPDLTKTPVPQWHLLDIKKYASMALQFSRGCPYQCDFCNVTALLGHKIRTKTSDQIIAELDGLHKMGWLDSIFFVDDNFIAHKSYLKKDLLPRLIAWQKNNRTTTKFYTECSINLADDPELLDLMVLAGFTQVFIGIETPDDTALQACGKQHNTSRDMLENVRKIQQAGIEVQGGFIVGFDSDTPSIFRKQIDFIQKSGIVTAMVGVLQALPGTKLYERMQKEGRLLHNSSGDNADSNTNFIPKMDIDILRKGYTDMMTQLYSPKHYYKRIRTLLREYQPPKFKSRFRLSQLLAFARSTVLLGMVGRERFQYWKMLGWTLFNRQESLPLAVTLAIYGHHFRKVCTLHLKETIRE, encoded by the coding sequence ATGAACGTCATCCTTATCTATCCCGAATTTCCCGACACCTTCTGGAGTTTCAAATATGCGCTGAAGTTTGTCCACAAAAAAGCCTCACTTCCTCCGCTTGGACTGATTACGGTTGCATCCATGCTTCCTGAAAGCTGGGATTGCAAACTGGTGGATCTCAATGTTACAACGCTCACCGCCGACGATCTTCAATGGGCCGATATGGCATTTGTAAGCGCCATGGCTGTTCAGCAGGAATCCGCGCGCAATGTTATTGCCCTTTGCAACAAAACAGGCTTGAACGTTGTGGCAGGAGGACCATTGTTCACCTCGGAACATGAGGATTTTCCAACTGTCGATCATTTTGTGCTCAACGAAGCTGAGCTCACCCTTCAACCCTTTCTTGACGACCTGCTGGCCGGTATACCGAAAAAAATATACACATCAAACCTCTTTCCCGATCTTACAAAAACACCCGTTCCGCAGTGGCACCTGCTTGATATAAAAAAATATGCGTCAATGGCCCTGCAGTTTTCAAGGGGATGCCCGTACCAGTGCGACTTCTGTAATGTCACGGCACTGTTAGGACATAAAATCCGGACCAAAACCAGCGACCAGATTATTGCAGAGCTTGACGGTCTCCACAAAATGGGCTGGCTCGACAGCATCTTTTTTGTCGATGATAACTTCATCGCCCATAAAAGCTACCTGAAAAAAGATCTCCTGCCCCGCCTCATCGCGTGGCAGAAAAACAACAGAACAACCACCAAATTTTATACCGAGTGCTCAATCAATCTTGCCGATGACCCTGAGCTCCTTGATCTTATGGTCCTTGCCGGGTTCACCCAGGTCTTTATCGGCATTGAAACACCTGATGACACTGCTTTACAGGCTTGCGGCAAACAGCACAACACATCAAGGGACATGCTCGAAAACGTCAGAAAAATTCAACAGGCAGGCATAGAGGTACAGGGAGGCTTTATTGTTGGATTTGACAGCGATACCCCGTCTATTTTCCGGAAACAGATCGATTTTATCCAGAAGAGCGGTATTGTTACCGCCATGGTCGGAGTCCTGCAGGCTCTGCCGGGGACAAAACTCTACGAACGGATGCAAAAAGAGGGAAGATTGCTGCATAACTCAAGCGGCGACAACGCTGACAGCAATACCAACTTTATTCCGAAAATGGATATCGACATTCTGCGCAAAGGGTATACCGATATGATGACCCAGCTCTACTCCCCGAAACACTACTATAAAAGAATCCGGACTCTGCTCCGGGAGTACCAGCCCCCAAAATTCAAAAGCAGATTCCGCCTCAGCCAGTTGCTTGCTTTTGCTCGTTCGACCGTGCTGCTTGGCATGGTTGGCAGGGAACGGTTCCAGTACTGGAAAATGCTCGGATGGACACTTTTCAACCGCCAGGAATCCTTGCCTCTTGCCGTTACGCTCGCCATTTACGGCCACCATTTCCGAAAGGTCTGCACGCTGCACCTCAAGGAAACGATCAGGGAATAA
- a CDS encoding HD domain-containing protein, whose amino-acid sequence MIAEHLLFQSDGGFIRIPIWGHIPLSGPLKKILSHPSFLRLKGIRQLSFSQQVYPGATHTRFEHSIGVYHLMKLILQRMLTSPLALSLQDDRFRFDDHNCRVLLSACLLHDIGHFPHAHIIEEQIPICGTEPIFSHHEELCRHFIYEVHPGVPAIAEILQEEWLVSPEEVIALITGSSGTRFTKLISGTLDPDKMDYLMRDAHHCNIPYGSIDIERLIESFVPDPERERFAITEKGIAPLESLLFAKYMMMRNVYWHHTSRALSAMLRRLLQDIALNCMLSADALRELFYGNADDRVLYELKQLMPEKDHPLCSLLDDILMRKVYKRAVTIQPYLPDSAKEDERWFIYNGDGDRRRAMEVKICRFLNKRYHLGLHGHEVLIDPPSKKDIFDYNDLKELRVYPTRSEHVHYSLQLSSEYVRFDDFRESVFRSDFILSFERYTKKFRLLSRMDLVEYIVASESEIMALLQE is encoded by the coding sequence ATGATAGCCGAACACCTGCTTTTTCAATCCGACGGCGGCTTTATCCGCATCCCGATCTGGGGCCACATTCCGCTAAGCGGACCATTGAAAAAAATTCTCTCACACCCCTCGTTTCTTCGTCTTAAAGGGATACGGCAGCTCTCGTTTTCGCAGCAGGTATACCCTGGCGCCACGCACACCCGCTTTGAGCACTCCATTGGAGTCTATCACCTCATGAAGCTGATTCTGCAGCGCATGCTGACCAGCCCCCTTGCGCTCAGCCTTCAGGATGACCGGTTCAGGTTTGACGACCACAACTGCAGGGTACTGCTCTCTGCCTGTCTTCTGCACGATATCGGCCATTTCCCCCACGCTCATATCATCGAGGAGCAAATTCCGATTTGCGGCACGGAACCGATTTTCTCGCACCACGAGGAGCTCTGCCGACACTTTATTTATGAGGTGCATCCCGGAGTTCCCGCAATCGCTGAAATATTGCAGGAGGAGTGGCTGGTATCGCCTGAAGAGGTTATAGCCCTCATCACGGGCAGTTCCGGCACCCGGTTCACCAAGCTCATCAGCGGCACGCTCGACCCCGACAAGATGGACTATCTCATGCGTGACGCTCACCACTGCAACATTCCCTACGGAAGCATTGATATCGAGCGACTCATTGAGTCATTTGTACCTGATCCGGAACGAGAACGGTTCGCCATTACGGAAAAAGGGATTGCTCCGCTTGAAAGCCTGCTTTTTGCCAAATACATGATGATGCGCAACGTTTACTGGCACCATACCAGCAGGGCGCTTTCGGCAATGCTCCGAAGACTTCTGCAGGATATTGCGCTCAACTGCATGCTCTCTGCAGACGCATTGCGCGAGCTTTTTTACGGAAACGCCGATGATCGGGTGCTGTACGAGCTGAAACAGCTTATGCCGGAAAAAGACCACCCGCTTTGCTCGCTGCTTGACGATATACTCATGCGCAAGGTCTATAAAAGGGCTGTAACCATACAACCCTACCTGCCGGATTCCGCAAAAGAGGATGAGCGATGGTTCATCTATAATGGGGACGGCGACAGGCGACGGGCAATGGAAGTGAAAATCTGCCGGTTTCTCAACAAACGGTACCATCTCGGACTCCATGGCCACGAAGTGCTTATCGACCCGCCATCAAAAAAAGACATCTTTGATTACAACGATCTGAAAGAGCTCCGGGTCTACCCGACACGCTCTGAACATGTACATTACTCGCTGCAACTTTCTTCGGAATATGTGCGTTTCGATGATTTCAGGGAGTCGGTATTCCGCTCCGATTTTATTCTCTCTTTCGAACGCTATACCAAGAAGTTCCGGTTGCTTTCCCGCATGGACCTCGTTGAGTATATTGTTGCATCGGAGAGTGAAATCATGGCCCTCCTGCAAGAGTAG
- a CDS encoding YtxH domain-containing protein, producing the protein MEQHQDKFYKGLFYGAGLGAAVGTIMGLLFAPHKGTEMQQMITGKVKHALDKASDFYENSEHDVAYSNEAKKRSQDIIDTARDEAKKILAEANNLIKEIKGHGKPQEN; encoded by the coding sequence ATGGAACAGCATCAGGATAAATTCTACAAGGGGCTCTTCTACGGCGCCGGCCTGGGAGCAGCGGTGGGAACCATCATGGGCTTACTCTTTGCGCCCCATAAAGGCACGGAAATGCAGCAGATGATTACCGGAAAGGTTAAACACGCTCTCGATAAAGCCTCCGATTTCTATGAGAACAGCGAACACGATGTCGCTTACAGCAACGAGGCAAAAAAACGGTCACAGGATATTATCGACACTGCCCGCGATGAAGCAAAAAAAATTCTTGCCGAGGCCAACAACCTTATCAAAGAGATCAAGGGTCATGGCAAACCACAGGAAAACTGA
- a CDS encoding alpha/beta fold hydrolase: MLSYQCANTDQENRSGYAVLLLHAFPLSAEMWRPQLDALGRAGFVAIAPNSFGIEGSEEKKDWSFTDYAHQLAELLDSLHCRKVTVVGLSMGGYQAFAFLKLYPEKIASIVLCDTRAENDALSSRQQRQEFIIAVQAHGPEEAVRRMLPNYFSSKTAQKKPELPEQAAAMIRKQSGTAIIEAMKAIMTREDATPLLSNITCPVLVLNGEEDRLTTPETAAGIQARIPGALLGILPEAAHLSNMEQPARFNALLLEHIQAFGAAR; encoded by the coding sequence GTGCTGAGCTATCAATGCGCAAACACCGATCAGGAAAACCGTAGCGGGTACGCCGTACTCCTTCTGCATGCGTTTCCGCTATCGGCAGAGATGTGGCGACCACAGTTGGACGCGCTTGGACGTGCGGGGTTCGTGGCTATCGCTCCAAACTCCTTCGGCATTGAAGGATCGGAAGAAAAAAAGGATTGGTCATTTACCGATTACGCTCATCAGCTTGCGGAGCTGCTTGATTCGCTGCACTGCCGCAAGGTTACCGTTGTCGGCCTTTCGATGGGCGGATATCAGGCATTTGCATTTCTGAAACTCTATCCGGAAAAAATCGCATCCATCGTGCTTTGCGATACGAGAGCTGAAAATGACGCTCTTTCGTCGCGACAGCAGCGCCAGGAGTTTATCATCGCCGTTCAAGCCCATGGGCCTGAAGAGGCTGTTCGCCGCATGCTCCCCAACTACTTTTCATCCAAAACCGCTCAGAAAAAACCGGAACTGCCCGAACAGGCCGCGGCCATGATCCGCAAACAGTCGGGCACGGCCATCATCGAAGCCATGAAAGCCATTATGACGCGCGAGGATGCAACGCCACTCCTTTCAAACATAACCTGCCCCGTCCTGGTGCTGAACGGAGAAGAAGATCGCTTGACGACACCGGAAACCGCCGCCGGTATACAAGCCCGCATTCCCGGCGCACTTCTCGGAATCCTCCCTGAAGCAGCCCACCTTTCGAACATGGAACAACCCGCGCGGTTCAACGCGCTGCTGCTTGAACATATTCAGGCTTTCGGTGCTGCCCGTTAA